The following are encoded together in the Vigna angularis cultivar LongXiaoDou No.4 chromosome 9, ASM1680809v1, whole genome shotgun sequence genome:
- the LOC108347207 gene encoding putative receptor protein kinase ZmPK1 yields MAPSTLSFALLLSLIFFHNFHASSSLSLSVENFKEDVIVSSPQKTFTAGFYAVGQNAFCFAIWYTRSPDTVVWMANRDRPVNGKRSTLSLPTTGNLELTDAGQFQVWSTNTAAESNQVQLRLYDNGNLVLLESRNSSSEVVIWQSFDFPTDTLLPGQPLTKSGSLVSSRSGSNYSSGFYRLFFDSENVLRIMYQGPQVSSVYWPDPWLQNNNFGNGGAGNGRSTYNDSRVAVLDDLGHLVSSDNFTFRSIDYGTVLQRRLTLDHDGSARVYSKKDGEEKWTMAGEFRSHPCYAHGICGANSYCRYDPPSGRKCSCLPGHSWVDSKDWSQGCEPTFEHFCSGNNRTENESRFLRIPDVDFYGYDYGYFGNYTYQQCENLCAEKCECRGFQHSFSVENAFFQCYPKTHLRNGNSQPGFTGSFFLKLPSSSRDEFENNIQNNGLVCGGDDEEAEMLNRLYVQGGENGSVKFMLWFASALGGVELVCIFLVWCFLFRNNKTLPSGAEGQGYVLAAAAGFRRFSYSELKQATKGFSEEIGRGAGGTVYKGVLEDNQVVAIKRLHEVANQGESEFLAEVSIIGRLNHMNLICMLGYCAEGKHRLLVYEYMENGSLAQNLSSGSNVLGWSKRYNIALGTARGLAYLHEECLEWILHCDIKPQNILLDSDYKPKVGDFGLSKLLNRNNLNNSSFSRIRGTRGYMAPEWVFNLPITSKVDVYSYGIVVLEMITGRSPTTGVQITELEAESPHHERLVTWVREKRMKGSENGSSWVDQIVDPALGSNYDMNEVEILATVALECVEEEKNARPSMSRVAEKLQSHMHTIVDVFNKE; encoded by the exons ATGGCACCTTCAACACTGTCTTTCgctcttctcctttctctcaTATTCTTCCATAATTTCCATGCTTCGTCTTCTTTATCTCTTTCCGTCGAGAACTTCAAAGAAGATGTCATAGTGTCATCACCTCAAAAAACATTCACAGCAGGCTTTTACGCCGTCGGACAAAACGCTTTCTGCTTCGCAATATGGTACACGCGCTCCCCGGACACCGTCGTTTGGATGGCCAACCGGGACCGTCCGGTAAACGGAAAACGCTCCACGCTATCCCTTCCCACGACCGGTAACCTCGAACTCACCGACGCTGGCCAGTTCCAAGTGTGGTCCACCAACACCGCCGCCGAATCCAACCAAGTCCAGTTGCGTTTGTACGACAACGGGAACCTCGTACTCCTCGAAAGCCGGAACAGTTCCTCCGAGGTTGTGATATGGCAGAGCTTCGATTTCCCAACGGACACGCTTCTTCCTGGTCAACCTCTGACGAAGAGTGGCAGCTTGGTTTCCTCGAGAAGCGGGAGCAACTACTCCTCCGGTTTCTACAGGCTCTTCTTCGACTCCGAGAATGTTCTTCGCATCATGTACCAGGGTCCTCAAGTTTCCAGCGTTTATTGGCCGGACCCTTGGCTTCAGAACAACAACTTCGGGAACGGTGGCGCCGGAAATGGCAGATCCACTTACAACGATAGCAGGGTCGCTGTGCTTGATGATTTGGGACACCTGGTTTCTTCTGATAACTTCACTTTCAGAAGCATTGATTACGGCACGGTGCTGCAACGGAGGTTGACCCTCGATCACGACGGTAGTGCGAGGGTGTACAGCAAGAAGGATGGGGAAGAGAAGTGGACAATGGCAGGGGAATTTCGCTCACATCCGTGCTACGCTCATGGGATTTGTGGGGCCAACAGTTATTGCAGATACGACCCTCCCAGTGGTAGAAAGTGTTCGTGCCTCCCAG GTCATTCTTGGGTTGATAGCAAAGACTGGTCTCAAGGTTGCGAACCAACTTTCGAGCATTTTTGCAGCGGCAACAACAGAACCGAGAACGAGTCTCGCTTCTTGCGCATACCGGACGTTGATTTCTACGGATACGACTATGGCTACTTTGGAAATTACACCTATCAACAGTGTGAAAATCTCTGCGCGGAGAAGTGCGAATGCAGAGGGTTTCAACACAGCTTTTCCGTGGAAAATGCTTTTTTTCAGTGCTACCCAAAGACGCATTTGCGTAATGGGAATAGTCAACCGGGTTTCACGGGATCATTCTTCCTGAAGCTTCCTTCATCGTCTCGTGATGAGTTCGAGAACAACATCCAAAATAATGGCTTGGTTTGTGGGGGAGATGATGAGGAGGCAGAGATGCTTAACAGATTGTATGTCCAAGGGGGAGAAAATGGATCGGTGAAGTTCATGCTGTGGTTTGCAAGCGCCTTGGGAGGAGTTGAACTGGTGTGCATCTTTCTGGTGTGGTGTTTCTTGTTTAGGAATAATAAGACGTTACCATCAGGTGCTGAGGGACAAGGGTATGTTCTTGCAGCAGCTGCGGGGTTCAGAAGATTCAGTTACTCTGAGCTGAAACAAGCCACCAAAGGTTTCAGTGAAGAGATAGGAAGGGGTGCTGGAGGTACTGTGTATAAGGGTGTCTTGGAAGATAATCAAGTCGTGGCAATAAAGCGTCTGCATGAAGTAGCAAACCAGGGAGAAAGCGAGTTTCTGGCTGAGGTAAGCATCATTGGAAGGCTTAACCACATGAACTTGATATGCATGTTGGGGTATTGTGCAGAGGGAAAGCATAGGTTGTTGGTTTATGAGTACATGGAGAATGGTTCTTTGGCTCAGAACCTTTCATCAGGTTCAAATGTACTTGGCTGGAGCAAAAGGTATAACATTGCTCTGGGAACAGCAAGGGGTCTGGCCTACTTGCATGAAGAATGCTTGGAGTGGATTTTGCATTGTGACATCAAGCCCCAAAATATACTTCTTGACTCTGATTATAAACCAAAAGTAGGAGATTTTGGCTTGTCTAAGCTACTTAACAGGAACAACCTCAACAATTCAAGCTTTTCAAGGATAAGAGGAACAAGAGGTTACATGGCACCTGAATGGGTTTTCAACTTGCCAATCACTTCCAAGGTGGATGTCTACAGCTATGGCATTGTTGTATTGGAGATGATCACTGGAAGGAGCCCAACAACAGGTGTCCAAATCACAGAGTTAGAAGCAGAGTCACCTCATCATGAGAGGTTGGTGACATGGGTGAGGGAGAAAAGGATGAAAGGATCAGAAAATGGATCATCTTGGGTGGATCAAATCGTTGACCCTGCTTTGGGATCAAACTATGACATGAATGAAGTGGAGATATTGGCAACAGTGGCTTTGGAATGTGTGGAGGAAGAGAAAAATGCCAGGCCCAGCATGAGTCGAGTAGCAGAAAAGCTTCAGAGTCATATGCACACGATTGTTGATGTTTTCAACAAAGAATAG